From the genome of Dickeya aquatica, one region includes:
- the sixA gene encoding phosphohistidine phosphatase SixA, translating to MQVLIMRHGDAVPDAASDALRPLSHRGEEESRLMAAWLHSQSITIDKVLVSPYMRAQQTLAVVAEQFPLPQSECVPELTPGGDAGQVRDYLYALEQQGLHGVLLISHLPLVGYLVAELCPGETAPMFATSAVANIQFDGQAGAGEYCWQVSPTQLAAKHT from the coding sequence ATGCAAGTTTTGATCATGCGCCATGGTGATGCTGTACCTGACGCAGCCAGTGATGCTTTGCGACCTCTGAGTCACCGGGGGGAAGAAGAATCCCGTCTGATGGCCGCCTGGCTTCACAGTCAGTCGATTACGATTGATAAAGTGCTGGTAAGCCCTTACATGCGGGCGCAACAGACGTTAGCGGTGGTGGCAGAGCAGTTCCCGTTGCCGCAAAGCGAATGCGTGCCCGAACTGACGCCGGGAGGTGATGCCGGGCAGGTGCGTGATTATTTATATGCACTCGAGCAACAAGGCTTGCATGGGGTTTTGCTGATTTCCCACCTGCCGCTGGTCGGCTATCTGGTGGCCGAACTCTGCCCTGGAGAAACTGCCCCGATGTTTGCCACTTCTGCCGTTGCCAATATTCAATTCGATGGGCAAGCGGGGGCGGGGGAATATTGCTGGCAGGTTAGCCCAACGCAACTGGCTGCCAAACACACCTGA